ATTGCTGTCAAGTAATTGCATTACTTCAGTAGTTAGGCTTGGTTCTGCACTGACAGTGTGACCATCCAGAATGTTGGGTGAAAGACCTCTTCTTTCACCCACTCTGACAATGTGgtcatttatctttttaaagCTAACTCTTTCTTCGTGTGGCCTAGCTTTGAGGTCTCCCTTACTATCAGAATGTTTAGCATAGCTTTGTCTGAGCCTTTCATTTTGGAACTCGCTACTTCTCTTTGGTTCTTTTGCAAGTCCTTCACTTTTTTGTGAGGAGCTGCTCTCATCTTGAGTCAAAGCATGACAGAGAAATGGAGACTGATTTCTATTACTTGATCTATTGAAATTACCAGGCCATTGTTTCTGGATGTCACATGGAGGAACACCACTATTCAAAGGCCTGTCCACTGAAGATCTCTGATCACTGAAGTATGTGCCTTCATCTTTTGCCTTTCTCAGTGAATCCTGTGATGCTAGACATCTGTGTTTAGTGTAAAGGCCGCAACTCATCCAAATATCTTTGTCACTGTGCTGCAGCAAGGAGGCCGAATGTCTTTGCTGCTGGGCAGAGTTCATGTTCTTGGCCTGCTGGCTACAGGATACAGGCTGAATCTTCTGTATGATGTCCTTGCTCTTCCCGATTCTAGATGTGCCATCCCCTTTACGAAGGAAGTTCCTTTTCTCAGTCACTGTGACCCCTGTTGTGATCTACAGAAGGTACACAGCAAAATCACCATTGAATGATTAAAATCTACAAACGTGCTTAATGCTAAAAACCCAATACTAATactgctgtgtgtgaaatgttattctttgttgagctgctagcgagcaatgggGGTAAAATGGGGGGGGTGATAACCCTTTTCTGTCAAGATAACTctcacctctccacaaagatggtcatgaaaagacaaaacagacaaCAACTTCAGCTTTCTTGACAACAACAATTGTGTGCAATTGCTTTGATAAAATCAACTTTTACACACAGTAAACccaatttatttaatattgacttgcttgctcaccCACAAAGATAAAAATCCAGTTTTCTTTCAGTGTTGTGAATCAGACACAGTTCCATCAAAATATACATCAACAATGTTACTGGGTGTAAAGACACATAGTTTAACAGAAGAAacaccaaaacacattttatgcttacTATGATAAGGAATTGATCAGTATAGGTAGCAGAAAACATGCAGCAAGTCCAGAGATTCTCTTAGTGAGGGTCTCCAACTTTATAATTGGTGTACATCTcactaatacattttttaaaatttatttacatGGAGAATTCTgtcaaattagttcaaactgtggtccaaaagtaaaaaacaaGGATTatgctattatttatttaaacccaAACATTACttgaaataagctaaatatatacaaatcggctatagctaaagcttaaagcagagcaaagtagcTTAAGTCCTcgttttctttatatttttatcctaACTTCTACTAGGCcatcagcacaaactgagaCAGAGTGgacataaatgttgtggctgccaaGCTGGTCTGATTggtgttgaaaggacaaattggctcttcttaacatttgggttgtgactcctgacctaacctggcttttaatgcagagccggtcggatttctcgctcatccagttgtgttgTTGTTATGTGCACCTCATAGAgtgtccgggcgctgcacttcagcacttcagcacttccaagttccaccTTATGTGCTCCGTCAACATTACATTCtaaattaaaattttgttttaaaattgatttttgacatgggcggcacggtggcgtggtgggtagcgctgtcgcctcacagcgaggagggcctgggttcgattccccggctgggtgaccagggtcctctctgtgtggagtttgcatgttctccccgtgtctgcgtgggttttctccgggttctccggtttcctcccacagtccaaagacatgcagtcaggccaattggacatgctaaattgcccctaggtgtgagtgactgtctgtgtctgtgtgtctgccctgtgatggactggcgacctgtccaggctgtATCGTGCCttttgcccgaagactgctgggataggctccagcacccccccgcgaccctgacggagaagcggcttggaaaatggatggatggatggatgatttttgacatttgtgaatcgattcagaatcgatcacgtccgcatcgcgatgcagCTAAGAACTGATTTTTTCTCGCATTTTCTGAATTTTgaagcaggaagtgagactgtatCCCTGTCCTCATGGCTACacggtgagcagttagattTAATTTGTGCTTTAATAAAAGTTATGATTtaatgtgtgtacaactgttcaaagctgttcttgctagtcatgtactgggccagtgtttttgagttctgctcaaaattagctaaaatgatttgtaccacaaaaaaaaatcactactgaaacagttggTAAAGTTATGAcgtgttatgactgttttgttaGTGAGAGAATGGaatgttcaaacattttttttattaaataaacatatttaagctttaacatttatcattttagtctgaagtccaagtcagttaaaattCCAAGATGTTTATTTAACTCTGACGTTGAACCAATTTGGCAGAATGATCCATAAAAACAATTTAGTTAAAAAATCAGACATTATAAATATCTAcactaaaacattatttttgtttttacatacactttttaaaatattttttcctgatTGAAAATAATGCAATTTACTTagtttaaatgactttttttattattgaatttaaaataacaggACAGGGGTGGTTGGAGGACCTCCAAGCAGAAGGCTGCTTAGGGCCCCAAGAATTTTACACACAGCCCTAATCGGAACTGTTTATGATGGAGGTGCAGAATATTCTTTACACAAAATTATACCTGCTTATCAGGTCTTTGAACCTCTTTATCCACTTTGAGCTGTTCTTCAACAAGATCTTCAAAcgttttctcttgctctttcagTCCTGGACGAATGGGCctgaataaaaatgacagtaTTAATTAAGATAATTAAAGTATAATGCTTCTGCAGGGATCccttatttattatattaaattagaTTGTTTTGTATATGATTGTAGACACTTTTTTCCCTAGTATGTGCAGTAAAGTCTATAAATCATTTTCtgattaattcattttattgaGAGTTTAAGTGTGACCTTTCTTCTGGGTCTGCTGGCAGCTTTCTCCTCACTCCAAAGGGGCTGATAGAGCATTCTTCCTCCACATACTCTGGGTTCTCCTCTTCAACAGGAGATAAGCGTCGCTGCTCTATGCCAACAGGCTTTGGAGGAATGCaatctaaaacacaaaaaccatGACCCCTTCAAACAGTGTTTGGCCATTTATTGTGTACAGCATTACAAATCTGTTTGCATTAACACTTATTATGAATGTTTTGATCTCTtttgcaaaacaaccagacagACAtctttgtatatgtgtgtctaaACTATTTTTGCAACTCCAAAATTTACAAGTTGTTAAGTAAACACATCTAAGAGGGGTAATAAAGCATCTGGATGGGATCACGTCCTCGAGCCTCCATGTGAATCATTCTTTTTACACTCCAAGCAAGCTTAGACTTGTCTGAACTAGATAGTGATGTACTTAGCTTTATGGATCCAAAAAAagataacaataaaagaacaccGACATAAATAGTAACAGATCATAAAACAGCTCCTTGTAGAATGTAATACGtcctgtttttttaaaatagatgaatggagaatgtggtaaaaatacatttatgtcCAGTTTATTCATTAGATATCTTCTTACTCCAGTTGCCCAGTAGAGACTTTTTTTAACATTCCTGCTAATCATCAATAGCCTGAACACATTCCCGTCAACTCAAATTATGATGCTTCATATGCTTGACAAATGAGGcatttacactgtgtaaatgGCTCTATCTCTCCACTTGATCTCTATTGCACAACCATAAACACATCATCGCACATTACTCTGAAAAGGAAACTCCCAAAGAACCAGCTGAAGGAGGATTTGGAGAAAAACGTCACCTAAAAAGATGACAAATATGGCACGGCTGCTAGTGGCTGATGACATTTTTTACGTACCGTTTTTGCTTGGGTCATTCTCTCATGGGAAAAGTGGCATATCTTCTGAGCCTGTTGTGACGTGCCTCCTCAGGCATGGGAAGTGCTCTGGCAACAAGTCTGAACAACTtaaaacagcagcacagagagCCACTCTGAAGCACTGTGCAGCAAACAAGCTCCTCACGCAGCTCGGGAAAGATCAGCCATTATGTATGCTGCCTTAAAACGCATACAAGGAgagtatttttgtattttgtgttttaaataattgctgatttttgttgaagctCCTGGACACAAAACACAGGATTTTTGAGCCTATAGAGAGGACAATGGCAAACCTGAATGACACCTGTACGGTCGGAAATCCGGATTTGTACAAGTTCTACTTCTCCGTGATGATAGGGGAGTTTCTTCTGGCTCTTCCTCTGAACATTTCGGTGATGTACATCTTCATCTTTAAACTCAAATTCTGGAAATCTAAGAGTAACAACGTCTACTTGTTTAATCTTGTGCTGGCTGACATCCTGCTGCTTATATGTATTCCGGTAAGGGCGTCCAACTTTCTGAAAGGAGAGAGGCGCagtgaaaataacacaacaTGTAGAGCTGTCCTCTTCCTGCTGTTCCTGAACCGTGGAGCCAGCATTGCCTTTCTGACCATCATTTCCATTAACCGTTACTTCAGTGTGGTGCACCCAGGGATCCAAAACTCGCTCAAGATTTTGAAACGCGCATTTATCATCTCCGCTCTTATCTGGATCTTGCTGCCCCCTTTGACCATACCAACCATGCTGAAAACTTTTGAGTGCTGCACTGATAATGAGACTGTGGAGGAAAATGTTGTCATCGACGTCCTCAGAGAGGTTGTGTTTTTCAGCCAGGTCCTGATCCCTTTCACAGTCCTTGTCTACTGCACCGTATGCATCACCAAACGGTTGAAGATGAAGACGGTTGGCGACAGGGCCAAACTGCGGAGGGCCGTGTTTCTGGTCACCTCAGTCATGGtggtcttttctctctgttttttgccTTCTGCCACATCGAGGATGGTGCTGTTGCTCATGAGAGCGAAGGACGACCTCACAGTGGGCGAACAGAGAGCGGAGGATATCGCAATTCAGATTCATGACGGCCTTATGTGCCTTTCCTACTTGGACTGTTTGTTGGATCCAATTGTATACTGTCTcagcagcacaaagttcaaGAACGTATATTTATCAACCTATCTTCCCTTTCTGATGAAAGAAGGAGATACAGAGTGAAGCCAGAAAATGAGtgaatgtaacaaaaaaaagtatgcacacacacactacatatatatatatatatatatatatatatatatatatatttttttttttttttttttttttacacacacacacaccgctgcTGTTTGCTTATTGTTTGGTATTATTTATACAGTCTGTAAATTGTAAATATGATCAAACATGATGCCCAGTAAAAGCACTACTACTATTTGACATTCTCATTAGAACTAAAGAACAGCAGGGTCAGTCCTTCATGCCACAAGGAGGTCCCCCACAGCTGGGGACATAGTGGAACTGACCTATAGTGTTGCTGCCACTGGAACTGCCACTGTTGctgtgtatatttacatataaccgcgaccctgacggagaagcggcttggaaaatggatggatgtatatataAATCAAACATTATCAAACATTATCAAACTTGAACAAAATGGCCTCAAACACATAGACTTCATTACaattctgtttaatttaataatcTTACAGATATAATTTAGAACTGTCATTTTCTATgctactatatatactataaaaaactgaaatttgtAACACTGACTCAATATGTGAATCACTTTGTTGTCAGCTGCCTGTGTTGTATTGTTACTATAAGTGGTATTCTGTTATTGGCTAAGCAGTGGTTTCTTTTTTAAGCagtgttttaattttatatcTACCTAtcagaacattttaatataGTTGATCACTGAGATGTACATAATTTCTTATGCCTTATGGCTTTTGCATTagcattttttgttcatttttattcttgCATAACAACCATACActatatttttatgatttttttgcttgttgtttggtattatttatacagtctatAAACTGTTAATATGATTAAACACGATACTGTCTGACTGAGTGATGTGCCCAGTAAAAGCACTACTACTATTTGACATTCTCATTAGAACTAAAGAACAGCAGGGCCAGTCCTTCATGCCACAAGGAGGTCCCCCACAGCTGGGGACATAGTAGAACTGACCTATAGTGTTGCTGCCACTGGAACTGCCACTGTTGCTTTGTCAAAAAACTTTACAAAACATTTAAGAAATCCTATTTAGGCGAATGAAAAAATGTAGCATGCAACTGACTttttgtgaaaatatgttaattatttatatcaaaccattacaatatttatttacagtccACAGAACACTTTGAAAAGCTATGTTACAAAGCTGGACTTTGTTGTTAGCTCATCAAAACTAAGCAGCCTGGAAAAGATATCTACATAGAATATACCAAAAGACTAACATTAGCAtggctgcattaaaaactgcagtGGATCTTTTCTAACAGCATGATCTGTCACACTTATACAAATGTCATTTCAATTTGAAACACACCCTAAATATAGCTTGAGTTGAGGCACTACAGTTTTTCATTGGGTTGAAAGGAATTTTTGCCAGCATTTTTTTGTCAGACCTTGCCAGTCCAGTCATTAAATAGTTGCtatgaaaaaacatgtttgtagGAAAATATGGATGGACTAACTGAGCACTCATGACAGCTTGAACTAAAATGTTTGCCTTAGTGTCACCAACTACACTAAAGGAATATTGACACTAATAAAGGGACCAGAGTCCACATGTCCAATGGCGACGTCCGCATTGTCACTAGGTTAGAACAGAGGGGCAGTCACAGAAACTTCATTTGCCCAGTGCACAGAAATTAGTGGAGCAGCCCTGTTCTCTGCCAGTTTTGTGTTTGCTTAGCACAGCTAAGTGCTTAGCAGTCTATTCAGACCTCACTAAACTGCTGCGGCTCAAAAAGACCCCAGGGCAAACTTATACAAGACGGAACAAGTGCTGATATGCAGTGGAGGGGCGGCTGATGATATGTCTATATAAATGATTGGCAGAAAATGGCAAAAGAAACAATGGGGAAAAGAATAAATAGCTGCTTTTATGTGcttttatgtattattaataaCCTTATTGAACAGCCTACCAGATTGCGGTGTTGGCTGAGAAGCACAGGCTGGTTCTTCAGACTCCAGTCGAATTCTATTAAGCACAGTGTTGGAGGAGTCCTTCCTGGAATTTAGCAGACTGTCTGTTTGAATGGCCAGATTAGTCTCATTTGCAGGTGAATAGCCATTGTCCTGAGTCAAGAAATCGGGGGATAACTTCAGTCCTGAAAGGAAGAGGAGACAAGTGATGTTTTAGAGCACTACAGGGCTTAAAATGCaaactgtatataaaaaatGGATGTGTAAAGTGCACTGTTTAGTATTTTAAACTGTATTGTGCATTTttatgaaagaaaagaagacaCAGTTCTACTGAAGCTGTGAAAGCTTTGAAAATTTTGTGTAAAAATTGTAGCAAGCTCTTATTCCTTCCCGGAACTAAGTTCAATAACTGGGTCTGGATTGAGTCATTTACCATAACAAGTCTCTTCACGAAGCTCACTATAATTAATTTCAGTCACGCAAGCATTTACATGTAAATGAATCCTTTAAGGTTTCCAAATAACTATCATCCAAAAGCTTTCACTGTAACAACACAATCTTCAGATTTGCACCAGTCATAttcataaaacatcaaaaaatattCACAGTCTCATGATATTACAAACGGGTCATTAACTTTGCATTTAACTATGTACCTACTACTGCTTGGTGAAGAAACTTGTGAAATTGTACACTTCATTGTACACAATCATTCATTAACAACTAGAGTATAAGATTAACATTGGCTTGCTTTTTGTTAggctgtgtatttatatactatTTTTTCACCAGAATGTTAGCCTTCTATAGACTAATATATATCCAGTCTGTTGTGCACACCTTGTCAAAAGACATTTTGTACGATATGTGAAAGGTAATATTGAAACAGTAATTGCACACTAAGATGTAATTCCGCATTAagatatacatgtatatatgtgtgtgtgtgtgtgtgtgtgtgtgtatatatatatatatatatatatatatatatatatatatatatatatatatacacatataatatCACATtcacacctgtgtaaatgtgatatgACAATAAACATGAACTCATTTTGATTTGAGGTGGACAtcagggagaaaaataaaacacaagaaaatgtAGGTAATAGGTCCAAGCATTGGAGAGATTTTCAATGTAGTCCCTGCTCTACCACAGTGATTCATACTCTTCAGTGGTCTATGTGTTGCAATGCCTTTGGGAAGGACACACTGGTCTTTGATGGTGTAATGTGTCGTTCGTCTTTAGTTTGACTAGTCAGTTGCTCAAGATTTGACAACATGCTGAACATTTTACCTTTTGTGGGAGAAAATACCAAGTACTGCAAATACAggctgtgtttgtctgttttttattttagacttttattACCCAGACTGGACGCTCTGAGCCGAGTCTCTGTTTCATTTCCTTGGAATAGACTGTCATGTTGTAGTCATACTGCTGCCTTTTTAACATGGTGTCAGGGTGTTTCTTGGCATTTTGGATGAAT
This genomic interval from Pygocentrus nattereri isolate fPygNat1 chromosome 4, fPygNat1.pri, whole genome shotgun sequence contains the following:
- the gpr31 gene encoding 12-(S)-hydroxy-5,8,10,14-eicosatetraenoic acid receptor, with the translated sequence MANLNDTCTVGNPDLYKFYFSVMIGEFLLALPLNISVMYIFIFKLKFWKSKSNNVYLFNLVLADILLLICIPVRASNFLKGERRSENNTTCRAVLFLLFLNRGASIAFLTIISINRYFSVVHPGIQNSLKILKRAFIISALIWILLPPLTIPTMLKTFECCTDNETVEENVVIDVLREVVFFSQVLIPFTVLVYCTVCITKRLKMKTVGDRAKLRRAVFLVTSVMVVFSLCFLPSATSRMVLLLMRAKDDLTVGEQRAEDIAIQIHDGLMCLSYLDCLLDPIVYCLSSTKFKNVYLSTYLPFLMKEGDTE